Proteins co-encoded in one Gracilimonas sp. genomic window:
- a CDS encoding class I SAM-dependent methyltransferase, producing MEERKPKRSKKPWPTKDAMEQVYQKNLWGGGHADFYSGTGSHHPELVEPYVEAVASFLLSFEEPPVVCDMGCGDFNVGKELVKHTKKYVGVDIVPDLIERNREKFEADHLEFRCLDIAEDEWPPADCVILRQVLQHLSNAEIQRIVSKLYNYEYIILTEHLPEGDFEPNKDIISGQGTRLKKGSGVDLLALPFNLRVQKKEQWLAVPAKEWGGVLVTTLYRIQAVAHEGN from the coding sequence ATGGAAGAGCGCAAACCAAAACGATCTAAAAAGCCCTGGCCCACCAAAGATGCCATGGAGCAGGTATATCAAAAGAATTTATGGGGTGGAGGGCATGCGGATTTCTATTCCGGAACCGGTTCGCATCATCCCGAGTTGGTTGAACCTTATGTAGAGGCTGTGGCTTCTTTTCTGCTTTCTTTTGAAGAACCCCCGGTGGTTTGTGATATGGGATGTGGCGACTTCAACGTAGGCAAGGAGTTGGTAAAGCATACCAAGAAGTATGTGGGGGTAGATATCGTACCGGATCTTATTGAACGAAACAGAGAGAAATTTGAGGCCGACCACCTGGAATTCCGTTGTCTGGATATTGCCGAAGATGAATGGCCGCCGGCAGATTGTGTGATCCTAAGGCAGGTGTTGCAGCATCTTTCGAATGCAGAGATTCAGCGTATTGTGAGTAAGCTGTATAACTATGAGTATATCATTTTAACCGAACACCTGCCCGAAGGCGATTTTGAACCCAATAAAGACATCATTTCAGGTCAGGGAACCCGGCTAAAAAAGGGGAGCGGAGTTGATTTGTTGGCACTACCATTTAACCTTCGGGTTCAAAAAAAAGAACAATGGCTGGCTGTTCCCGCAAAGGAATGGGGCGGGGTTCTGGTGACTACGCTTTACAGAATACAGGCCGTGGCTCATGAGGGCAACTAG
- a CDS encoding amidohydrolase family protein — protein MSSHLNFLLTALLFFVSGCISKDQKAPDMQDPVFDVAMQGVNPAWFERAMKDVDYGIHRVEKYGEMAADSAALFRQSFEEMDAHNIRYGLLSHGVYKESFLQEQPERFMLSYEPDLSLEDHTGAARQFEEDVLSGKYAALGELGLVYEGIPLNTPDLYPYYEVAQKHGVPVLIHTGFSGPNPQQVLSPAFRIGTANPLLVEDVVMDFPDLQIVMMHMGWPFFDEGLYMLSTYPNVYMETSVAVWLLGDELFNRLLKEAVATAGSDKILFGTLQMAWPQLIGKSVQTIREAPYLSQNQKDDILWDNAVRMFEIEE, from the coding sequence ATGAGTTCTCACCTAAATTTCCTTCTTACTGCTCTCCTTTTCTTTGTTTCGGGATGCATTTCTAAAGACCAAAAAGCACCTGATATGCAAGACCCTGTTTTCGATGTGGCCATGCAGGGAGTAAATCCTGCCTGGTTTGAAAGAGCGATGAAGGATGTTGATTATGGTATTCACCGGGTGGAAAAATATGGGGAAATGGCGGCCGACAGTGCTGCACTTTTCCGCCAGAGTTTTGAAGAAATGGATGCTCACAACATCCGGTACGGATTGCTGAGCCATGGCGTATACAAAGAATCATTCCTCCAAGAACAACCAGAACGATTTATGCTTTCTTATGAGCCAGACTTATCACTTGAAGATCATACAGGGGCTGCACGACAGTTTGAAGAAGATGTACTTTCAGGAAAATATGCAGCATTAGGAGAACTCGGGCTTGTTTATGAGGGGATTCCGCTTAATACACCTGACCTCTATCCCTATTACGAAGTAGCGCAAAAGCACGGAGTTCCGGTGTTAATACATACCGGCTTTTCGGGTCCAAACCCTCAGCAAGTCTTGAGTCCGGCCTTCAGGATTGGAACAGCCAACCCGCTGCTGGTCGAGGATGTGGTCATGGATTTTCCCGACCTGCAGATCGTGATGATGCATATGGGCTGGCCCTTTTTTGATGAGGGTCTGTATATGCTAAGTACTTACCCCAATGTGTATATGGAAACTTCCGTTGCCGTTTGGCTTTTGGGAGATGAACTTTTCAACCGGTTATTAAAAGAGGCGGTAGCTACGGCAGGAAGCGACAAAATTTTATTCGGCACTCTGCAAATGGCCTGGCCGCAACTCATCGGGAAATCGGTGCAAACCATACGGGAAGCTCCATATCTAAGTCAAAACCAGAAAGACGACATTCTATGGGATAATGCCGTGCGGATGTTCGAAATTGAAGAATAA
- the ybeY gene encoding rRNA maturation RNase YbeY, translating into MKTDSSILQLFNESDEKVPLSRSKAESILKIISDKEGVSFSLVELVFVSEQEIVRINKEHLNRYYVTDIISFRYDDEPGSKGNEAIEGTLFCCAPRIIEQSAEFKEPVEREFQRIFIHGLLHLIGYEDSSDKEKEAMTELENKYLALAEANK; encoded by the coding sequence TTGAAAACAGATTCTTCCATCCTTCAACTTTTTAATGAAAGCGATGAGAAGGTTCCGTTAAGCCGCTCGAAGGCAGAATCCATCCTGAAGATAATTTCAGATAAAGAAGGTGTCTCTTTCTCCCTGGTTGAACTTGTTTTTGTGAGTGAGCAGGAAATTGTCAGGATCAATAAAGAGCACCTGAACCGATACTACGTTACCGATATAATTTCTTTTCGGTATGATGATGAGCCCGGCTCGAAAGGTAATGAAGCCATTGAAGGCACCCTTTTTTGTTGTGCTCCGAGAATTATTGAACAATCAGCTGAATTCAAAGAACCGGTGGAAAGAGAATTTCAGCGAATTTTTATTCACGGGCTCCTTCACCTGATTGGTTATGAAGATTCCTCAGATAAGGAAAAAGAGGCCATGACCGAGCTTGAGAATAAATATTTAGCCCTTGCCGAAGCCAACAAATAG
- a CDS encoding DUF445 family protein: MNKQDNTDIIKERSKQYGSRLWELIRNQVDKHSTLPEKKGELAIPPKKVTEHRWLMNLLFAVPYLLLAVFITSFFWDFNGMSAELFGHTFSFEGLLRIISISGLIGFLTNWLAITMLFRPTHKRPILGQGLIPAQKDRIAYRLARAVSEDLINPEIIKRKIHESQAIAKYREKATIYVRNIIDDPEFRENLKALVVSYVDEMIADPEVRSSIAKKLIQQIDDAIDENSFEKVAIKAYSFLKGREMQDLVESALVKLPTGIENGLNKMDVFLDDLPDKLDEHGSVIEEMVTNLLYKLINQLDVHALVEDNLRQYDEKKLEQLIKNASNDQLQYIQYLGAVLGTFGGFIIWEPVASIMVLTFIIGSTVVADSLILRMKQTS; the protein is encoded by the coding sequence ATGAATAAACAGGACAATACAGACATTATTAAAGAGCGAAGCAAGCAATACGGTTCCCGGCTCTGGGAGCTCATCCGCAATCAGGTGGATAAACACTCTACCCTGCCCGAAAAAAAGGGCGAACTTGCCATCCCTCCAAAAAAAGTAACCGAACACCGGTGGTTAATGAACCTGCTTTTCGCTGTTCCTTACCTGCTGTTAGCTGTATTTATTACCTCTTTTTTCTGGGATTTCAACGGAATGTCGGCAGAACTGTTCGGACATACCTTTTCCTTTGAAGGATTGCTGCGAATTATCAGTATTAGCGGGCTCATTGGTTTTTTGACCAACTGGCTGGCTATCACCATGTTATTCAGGCCCACTCACAAGCGACCTATTCTTGGGCAGGGACTTATCCCCGCTCAAAAAGACCGTATTGCCTATCGACTGGCCCGAGCTGTTTCCGAAGACCTGATTAACCCGGAAATCATCAAGCGAAAAATTCACGAGTCTCAGGCTATTGCCAAGTACCGTGAAAAAGCCACCATTTACGTCCGTAATATTATTGACGACCCCGAATTTCGTGAAAACCTGAAAGCCCTGGTTGTCAGTTATGTGGATGAAATGATTGCCGACCCCGAAGTGCGATCATCCATCGCTAAAAAACTGATTCAACAAATTGATGATGCCATTGATGAGAATTCCTTCGAGAAAGTGGCCATCAAAGCCTATAGCTTTCTGAAAGGACGTGAAATGCAGGACCTCGTGGAAAGTGCGCTGGTTAAGCTCCCTACCGGTATCGAAAACGGGCTTAATAAAATGGATGTGTTCCTGGATGACCTTCCCGATAAACTGGACGAACACGGTTCGGTGATAGAAGAAATGGTTACCAACCTGTTGTATAAACTCATCAACCAACTTGACGTGCACGCTCTGGTTGAAGACAATCTGCGCCAGTATGATGAAAAGAAACTCGAGCAATTGATTAAGAACGCCAGTAACGACCAGCTCCAGTATATTCAGTATCTGGGAGCTGTGTTAGGTACCTTCGGCGGTTTCATTATTTGGGAACCTGTTGCGAGTATCATGGTATTGACGTTTATTATCGGGTCAACGGTGGTTGCAGATTCTCTGATCCTGAGAATGAAACAGACTTCCTGA
- a CDS encoding DUF2723 domain-containing protein codes for MLSDHKTTNRYLALFTFFVSLVIYTLTLAPTASFWDAGEFIAVAHGLQVNHPPGAPFYSIVGRLFSMFMPAEYIAVSINFISALTSAFTVMFLYLIVVRLVREWKGNPDSMEMMDKIGMYGGALVGALTFAVTDTFWFSAVEAEVYAMSMFFTSIVVWMALKWAENFDKPYNERWLVLIAYMFGIAIGVHLLNLLALFFVALIVYFKLKEFEWKSFLLMGVGAVIAFFSVYPFTIQMIPTMANSVDEASYGLIGPMLFIFLFMAAVAYAIYYTHKHKMRIANIIAISYAMILIGFSSYSVIMIRSIADPPIDENDPETVEAFISYLKREQYGATPILKGNNYNDQTGQIDRSEEEFFPRRYSPAPNHLDYYGRYNSDWAFFWDYQVNHMYIRYFNWNFIGREADIQDTGWRSGFEEPAYPDNPASNAYFFIPFLLGLFGMIFHFSSDWKRALAILALFIVTGLAIIVFLNQPPYQPRERDYAYVGSFFAFSIWLGLGVTGIIELIKQYANNRILGYAAVVLCLLASPVWMGYQNWDDHDRSNRYVAPDYARNLLESVAPNAILFTNGDNDTFPLWYAQEVEGVRTDVRIVCLSLLNTDWYIKQLRDQWSHESAPLPISLSDEEVDRVTAGISQWQPQDITIPVDKEMLKNAFSEDMNYKEAIGVKPDTSLPLLQKGVDFEMPVDSLDNEVTWNLNGRFYGQNQQGDRIYYLQVQDRLILDILQNNNWLRPVYFANTVSGESQLNLQDYFRTEGKAYRVVPKNFGAGREGHINPKIFTDRVENFKFREWNNPDVYFDENIRRMLSNYRFNFMSLAMTYREEGKIDSAQYWLKWGEEKIPFRPSETNESLKLLYAVRYAQVDLHDDAMRLAGTAVEDIKEKLEKNLNRFSDIEAEFNELNQQLQSAQSRGDIRTQREIRPQLEQLNSDAQQYLTAVRTARQSLVLIQYTYYQGGNTEEANALSEEVNMLMGSSFPPMPATKEASEQEIQRYGID; via the coding sequence ATGCTTTCAGATCATAAAACGACCAACAGATATCTCGCTCTTTTTACCTTTTTTGTTTCACTTGTTATATACACGCTAACCCTCGCGCCCACCGCCAGTTTTTGGGATGCCGGTGAGTTCATTGCCGTTGCACACGGCTTGCAGGTAAATCACCCTCCGGGCGCTCCCTTTTATTCCATCGTTGGGCGACTTTTCTCCATGTTTATGCCGGCTGAATACATTGCCGTTAGCATCAACTTTATAAGTGCGCTTACATCTGCCTTCACGGTGATGTTTTTGTACCTGATTGTGGTTCGCCTGGTTCGCGAATGGAAAGGTAATCCTGATTCCATGGAAATGATGGATAAAATCGGGATGTATGGAGGTGCTTTGGTCGGAGCCCTCACCTTTGCCGTAACCGATACCTTCTGGTTTAGCGCTGTGGAAGCCGAAGTGTATGCCATGTCCATGTTTTTTACCTCTATTGTAGTTTGGATGGCGTTGAAGTGGGCTGAAAATTTCGACAAACCTTATAATGAACGCTGGCTGGTTTTGATTGCCTATATGTTTGGTATAGCGATTGGTGTTCACCTCTTGAACTTGCTTGCCCTGTTCTTTGTAGCCCTGATAGTGTACTTCAAGCTTAAGGAATTTGAGTGGAAGTCGTTTTTATTGATGGGTGTTGGAGCCGTCATCGCCTTCTTCTCGGTGTATCCGTTTACCATTCAGATGATTCCAACCATGGCCAACAGTGTGGATGAAGCATCCTATGGACTTATCGGCCCCATGTTGTTCATCTTTCTGTTTATGGCCGCTGTAGCTTATGCTATTTACTACACGCATAAACACAAAATGCGCATAGCTAATATCATTGCCATCAGTTACGCGATGATTTTGATCGGGTTCTCCTCCTATTCCGTGATTATGATCCGCTCCATCGCCGATCCCCCCATTGACGAGAATGACCCTGAAACCGTTGAAGCTTTTATCAGTTATCTGAAGCGTGAGCAGTACGGAGCTACACCTATTTTAAAGGGCAACAATTACAACGACCAAACCGGACAAATTGACCGCTCTGAAGAAGAGTTTTTCCCGCGCCGTTATTCTCCGGCCCCCAATCACCTTGATTACTACGGGCGTTATAATTCTGACTGGGCTTTCTTCTGGGATTACCAGGTTAACCACATGTACATCCGTTACTTCAACTGGAACTTCATAGGTCGTGAGGCTGATATTCAGGATACGGGTTGGCGGTCCGGATTTGAGGAGCCGGCCTATCCCGATAACCCCGCCAGCAATGCCTATTTCTTTATCCCGTTTTTGCTGGGTTTATTTGGGATGATTTTCCACTTCAGCTCCGACTGGAAACGGGCACTCGCTATACTCGCACTCTTTATTGTCACGGGGTTGGCGATTATTGTGTTCCTGAATCAACCTCCATATCAGCCGCGTGAGCGGGATTATGCCTACGTGGGCTCCTTCTTTGCCTTTTCGATATGGCTCGGGCTTGGAGTAACAGGGATTATTGAACTCATCAAACAATACGCCAACAACAGAATATTGGGATATGCAGCCGTTGTTTTATGCCTGCTTGCCTCCCCTGTGTGGATGGGCTATCAGAACTGGGATGACCACGACCGTAGCAACCGGTACGTAGCTCCTGACTATGCCCGAAACCTGCTGGAGTCCGTAGCTCCAAATGCTATTTTATTTACGAATGGTGATAATGACACCTTCCCGCTCTGGTATGCGCAGGAAGTGGAAGGCGTTCGTACCGATGTGCGAATCGTTTGTCTGAGCCTGTTGAATACCGACTGGTATATTAAGCAGCTCAGAGACCAATGGTCGCACGAATCAGCTCCGCTGCCTATCTCTCTTTCAGATGAGGAAGTGGACCGGGTTACCGCCGGCATCAGCCAGTGGCAGCCACAGGATATTACCATCCCGGTGGATAAGGAAATGCTGAAGAATGCATTTTCAGAAGACATGAATTACAAAGAAGCCATCGGCGTTAAACCGGATACCTCTCTGCCTCTTTTGCAGAAAGGTGTTGACTTCGAAATGCCGGTTGATTCCCTCGATAATGAAGTAACATGGAATTTAAATGGCCGTTTTTACGGGCAAAACCAACAAGGTGACCGCATTTATTACCTGCAGGTACAGGATCGGTTGATTCTGGATATCCTGCAAAACAACAACTGGTTGCGTCCTGTTTACTTTGCAAACACGGTTTCCGGTGAAAGCCAGCTTAACCTGCAGGATTACTTCCGAACGGAAGGAAAAGCCTATCGCGTAGTTCCTAAAAATTTCGGAGCCGGACGCGAAGGACACATCAATCCAAAAATCTTCACCGATCGTGTTGAGAATTTCAAATTCCGCGAATGGAATAACCCGGATGTTTATTTCGATGAGAACATCCGCCGTATGCTCAGCAACTACCGCTTTAACTTTATGTCGCTGGCGATGACCTACCGTGAGGAAGGTAAGATTGACAGTGCTCAATACTGGCTGAAGTGGGGAGAAGAAAAAATCCCTTTCCGTCCTTCGGAAACCAATGAGTCGCTTAAATTACTTTATGCCGTAAGATACGCTCAGGTTGATCTTCATGATGATGCCATGCGTCTTGCCGGTACAGCTGTAGAAGACATCAAGGAAAAGCTTGAGAAGAACCTGAATCGTTTCTCTGATATAGAGGCTGAATTCAACGAGCTGAATCAGCAACTTCAAAGCGCACAATCACGTGGCGACATTCGCACACAGCGTGAAATTCGTCCGCAACTGGAGCAGCTGAATAGTGATGCTCAGCAATACCTGACTGCGGTTCGAACGGCACGTCAATCACTGGTATTAATTCAGTACACTTATTATCAGGGTGGCAACACCGAAGAAGCCAATGCGCTTTCTGAAGAAGTAAATATGTTGATGGGCAGCAGTTTCCCTCCTATGCCGGCTACAAAAGAAGCCAGTGAGCAGGAAATTCAACGTTACGGAATCGATTAA
- a CDS encoding S8 family serine peptidase yields the protein MNLTSKLFTLLFVTLFTVSCAGTKSTTETTSSSEKETDTEMVSESEAEKITATETWHLTPSDATPYYGTGVERAYADILAGKSPKQKVIVAIIDSGTDIDHEDLQENVWVNEDEIPGNNADDDGNGYVDDIYGWNFIGGPDSTHVDKDTYEVTRLFAKLSDKYAGMSEDSVAEENQDEFDYYQEIKAAFERRKEQNDRELTQVGQSRQAIMFAKQALGVSNIDSLSAKDLEIKSSDTQQVQQAKQIMNYLKSNGATESDIQDLEDYYEHVQGLADYGLNPDFNPRDIVGDDYDDLSNRFYGNNDVTGPGSEHGTHVAGIVGAIRDNNLGAMGIADIELMILRTVPDGDERDKDVANAIRYAAENGADVINMSFGKGYSPQKFYVDDAMQFADSMGVLMISGSGNGSDNVDSTDSYPTRFYENGGFAKNYLSVGATSWESDSTLVASFSNYGKETVDLFAPGVDVYSTYPDDEYKMESGTSMASPVVAGVAALIMSYYPELTATEVKEIMLKTVTKVDQVVYKPGSDEPIHFSELSATGGIINAYDALKMAEERVNP from the coding sequence ATGAACCTTACATCCAAGCTCTTCACCCTTCTTTTTGTCACACTCTTTACCGTGAGTTGTGCCGGAACTAAATCAACCACGGAAACTACTTCTTCATCAGAGAAAGAAACCGATACAGAAATGGTTTCTGAATCAGAAGCAGAGAAAATCACCGCCACGGAAACCTGGCATCTCACTCCCTCCGACGCTACTCCTTATTACGGAACCGGAGTGGAACGCGCCTACGCTGATATCCTGGCCGGCAAATCGCCAAAGCAAAAAGTGATTGTTGCCATTATTGATTCGGGCACCGATATCGACCATGAGGATTTGCAGGAAAATGTATGGGTGAATGAGGACGAAATTCCCGGCAATAACGCCGATGATGACGGAAACGGATATGTGGATGATATTTACGGCTGGAATTTTATTGGAGGCCCCGACAGTACCCATGTTGATAAAGATACTTACGAAGTTACCCGGCTATTTGCCAAGCTTAGTGATAAGTATGCCGGAATGAGTGAAGACTCCGTAGCTGAAGAAAATCAGGATGAATTTGACTATTACCAGGAGATAAAAGCTGCTTTTGAGCGTCGTAAAGAACAAAACGATCGTGAACTTACTCAGGTTGGCCAATCCAGACAAGCCATCATGTTTGCCAAGCAGGCACTTGGGGTGTCCAACATCGATTCGTTAAGTGCAAAAGACCTGGAAATCAAATCAAGCGATACCCAACAGGTTCAGCAAGCCAAGCAGATCATGAACTACCTGAAAAGCAACGGCGCAACCGAATCTGATATACAAGACCTTGAAGATTATTATGAGCATGTGCAGGGATTAGCTGATTACGGTTTGAATCCCGATTTCAATCCCCGGGATATTGTAGGTGATGATTATGATGACCTCAGCAACCGGTTTTATGGCAACAATGACGTTACCGGTCCAGGCAGCGAGCACGGCACTCATGTAGCCGGTATTGTAGGCGCCATTCGGGATAACAACCTGGGTGCAATGGGAATTGCCGATATCGAATTGATGATACTGCGAACCGTACCCGATGGTGACGAGCGTGATAAAGATGTAGCCAACGCCATCCGGTATGCAGCCGAAAACGGAGCAGATGTCATTAATATGAGCTTTGGAAAAGGATATTCTCCTCAAAAATTTTACGTAGATGATGCTATGCAATTTGCCGACAGCATGGGAGTTCTGATGATTTCAGGTTCCGGTAATGGCAGTGACAATGTGGACAGCACTGACTCCTACCCCACCCGATTTTACGAGAATGGCGGTTTTGCCAAAAACTACCTGAGTGTGGGGGCTACCTCCTGGGAGTCCGATTCAACACTGGTCGCCAGCTTCAGCAACTATGGAAAAGAAACCGTTGATCTTTTTGCCCCCGGCGTTGATGTATATTCTACCTACCCGGATGATGAATATAAAATGGAAAGCGGAACCAGTATGGCTTCTCCGGTGGTAGCGGGAGTTGCGGCTTTAATCATGTCGTACTACCCGGAATTAACCGCTACTGAGGTTAAAGAAATTATGCTGAAAACCGTCACCAAAGTAGATCAGGTGGTTTACAAGCCCGGATCCGATGAACCCATTCATTTCTCTGAACTTTCAGCAACCGGCGGCATTATCAATGCCTACGATGCCCTTAAAATGGCTGAGGAAAGAGTAAACCCATAA
- a CDS encoding GyrI-like domain-containing protein yields MQEPRIVTISDIKLVGKRIRTSLAKDQTGELWKSFHPHVHQIENMTGSGLYSVQVFDDDLSSESFTPDTPFEKWAAVEVNDFGELTNGMENFTLAGGKYAVFIHKGLPSDFPKTSQYIHSEWLPGTFYELDNRPHFEVMKEDYDPTDPEAEEEVWVPIKDSEVGYDL; encoded by the coding sequence ATGCAGGAACCCCGTATTGTCACCATCTCGGATATAAAACTTGTGGGAAAACGTATTCGCACTTCTCTGGCTAAAGATCAGACCGGTGAGTTGTGGAAGTCGTTTCATCCTCATGTCCACCAAATAGAAAATATGACCGGGTCCGGTTTATATTCGGTGCAGGTTTTTGATGATGATTTGAGTTCAGAAAGCTTTACTCCGGATACCCCTTTCGAGAAGTGGGCGGCTGTGGAGGTTAATGATTTTGGGGAACTGACAAATGGAATGGAGAATTTTACACTGGCCGGCGGTAAATATGCCGTGTTCATCCATAAAGGTCTGCCCTCCGATTTCCCAAAAACCAGTCAATACATTCACAGCGAATGGCTGCCGGGCACCTTCTACGAACTGGATAACCGTCCTCATTTTGAAGTCATGAAAGAAGACTATGATCCCACTGATCCCGAAGCAGAAGAAGAAGTTTGGGTTCCGATTAAGGATTCAGAAGTCGGGTATGATTTATAA
- a CDS encoding TfoX/Sxy family protein: MAFDEGLAERIRNLLQDQNNVVEKKMFGGLCFMVSGHMAFGIVNDKLMARVGPDRYEESLSKPHAHKMDFTGRPMKGMIYVSPQGVQKDQDLELWLHTCLSFTSSLTPK, encoded by the coding sequence ATGGCTTTTGACGAGGGTTTAGCGGAGCGGATTCGGAACCTGCTGCAGGATCAGAATAATGTAGTAGAGAAGAAAATGTTTGGCGGGCTCTGCTTCATGGTTTCCGGTCACATGGCATTTGGCATTGTTAACGATAAACTTATGGCCAGAGTGGGTCCCGACCGTTATGAAGAAAGTCTTTCTAAACCTCATGCCCATAAAATGGATTTTACCGGCCGGCCCATGAAAGGAATGATCTATGTATCACCACAAGGAGTACAAAAAGATCAGGATTTAGAATTGTGGCTGCATACCTGTTTATCATTCACCTCCTCACTCACCCCTAAATAA
- a CDS encoding arsinothricin resistance N-acetyltransferase ArsN1 family B — protein sequence MIRPVQPEDTYALTDIYNYYILDTTVTFEEEKITPEEIQSRIHKVESSALPWLVAEEQDKKVGYAYATKWKERSAYRHSVEISVYVDHNRQGNGWGTKLYQALFTELQKKDIHLAIGGITLPNDASIALHEKFGMEKVAHFKEIGYKFGQWLDVGYWQKRL from the coding sequence ATGATTCGTCCTGTTCAGCCTGAAGATACTTATGCCTTAACCGATATCTACAATTACTACATACTGGATACGACCGTTACTTTTGAAGAGGAGAAAATCACCCCCGAAGAAATCCAATCCCGCATACATAAAGTAGAATCATCTGCACTTCCCTGGCTGGTTGCTGAAGAACAGGACAAGAAAGTAGGTTATGCCTATGCCACCAAATGGAAAGAGCGATCTGCTTACCGGCATTCGGTAGAGATATCGGTGTATGTGGACCATAACCGGCAGGGAAATGGATGGGGAACCAAACTCTACCAGGCTTTATTCACCGAACTTCAAAAGAAGGATATTCATCTTGCCATTGGCGGCATCACCTTACCGAATGATGCCAGCATCGCCCTCCACGAGAAGTTTGGGATGGAGAAAGTGGCACATTTCAAAGAAATCGGGTACAAATTCGGGCAATGGCTGGATGTGGGGTATTGGCAGAAAAGGTTGTGA
- a CDS encoding sodium-dependent transporter, whose product MSANTKERFSSKLGLILSVLGIAIGTGNIWRFPRIAAQNGGEEGAGAFLFAWICFLILWSIPLIIAEYGMGRNGRKGVVGSFVELIGEKKGWLGGFVGFVATAIMFYYSVVAGWCLYYLITSITEALPANLQQANAIWDGFQGSSWPLIAHAFVMCVGGFIVIKGISSIEKVNKVLIPSLLLVLIVSLFKALSLEGSGLGIEYLFTPDWSTLKKPEIWLEALTQNAWDTGAAWGLILTYAAYMRKTDDVTITAFQTGIGNNMVSLLAAIIIFSTVFGTLSPQMGSGEILDVMKTSGPASTGLTFIWMPQLFATMGGGGIFAILFFLGLTFAAFSSLISMIELAVKVFVDMGAERKRATLIICAAGFGFGIPSALNLTFFANQDFVWGVGLMVSGALISYAVIKYGTQKFREELINTEDRSTTLGSWWEIFIKYVVPIEVVTLLGWWMYLSATTYAPDTWYNPLSPFSVMTVVLQWGLALLLVWFFRKRLMKSNK is encoded by the coding sequence ATGTCAGCGAATACAAAAGAACGTTTTTCTTCAAAGCTGGGATTGATTTTAAGCGTGCTCGGGATCGCCATTGGAACGGGTAATATCTGGCGGTTTCCCCGAATAGCAGCTCAGAACGGAGGAGAGGAAGGAGCCGGGGCTTTCCTCTTTGCCTGGATTTGCTTTCTGATCCTGTGGTCTATTCCCCTCATTATTGCGGAATATGGAATGGGGCGAAATGGCCGAAAAGGCGTGGTTGGTTCTTTTGTTGAACTTATTGGTGAGAAGAAAGGCTGGCTGGGTGGATTTGTAGGCTTTGTAGCCACAGCTATCATGTTTTACTACAGTGTGGTAGCTGGCTGGTGTCTGTACTATTTAATTACCAGCATCACCGAAGCCTTACCGGCAAACCTGCAGCAGGCCAATGCTATTTGGGATGGATTCCAGGGTTCCAGCTGGCCGCTTATTGCTCATGCCTTTGTGATGTGCGTGGGGGGCTTTATCGTTATTAAGGGCATTTCCTCCATCGAGAAAGTAAATAAAGTATTGATTCCTTCCTTGTTGCTGGTACTGATTGTTTCCCTGTTTAAAGCCCTTTCGCTTGAAGGCAGCGGACTTGGTATAGAATATCTCTTTACCCCGGATTGGTCAACATTGAAGAAGCCGGAGATCTGGCTGGAAGCACTCACACAAAATGCCTGGGATACCGGTGCTGCCTGGGGACTGATTTTGACCTATGCCGCATACATGCGCAAGACCGATGACGTTACCATTACTGCGTTCCAGACCGGAATTGGTAATAACATGGTTTCGTTGCTGGCGGCCATCATCATTTTCTCAACCGTGTTTGGTACGTTGAGCCCACAGATGGGAAGTGGTGAAATTCTGGATGTGATGAAGACCTCCGGACCTGCTTCAACGGGACTGACCTTTATCTGGATGCCTCAGCTATTTGCAACTATGGGAGGCGGAGGTATTTTTGCCATCCTGTTTTTCCTGGGTTTGACGTTTGCCGCTTTCAGTTCACTGATTTCCATGATTGAACTGGCTGTAAAAGTATTTGTGGATATGGGAGCCGAGCGAAAACGAGCTACTTTAATCATATGTGCTGCTGGTTTCGGATTCGGAATTCCTTCTGCGTTAAACCTGACATTCTTCGCCAATCAGGACTTTGTTTGGGGCGTTGGATTGATGGTTTCCGGTGCACTCATTTCCTATGCCGTCATTAAATACGGAACCCAAAAGTTCCGAGAAGAGCTTATCAATACAGAAGACCGTTCAACGACTTTAGGCTCCTGGTGGGAAATCTTCATCAAGTATGTGGTGCCGATTGAAGTGGTTACCCTGCTGGGTTGGTGGATGTATCTCTCTGCTACTACTTATGCTCCGGACACCTGGTACAATCCGTTGAGTCCTTTTTCTGTGATGACAGTTGTGCTTCAATGGGGGCTTGCGCTTCTTCTTGTGTGGTTTTTCCGCAAGCGATTGATGAAGAGCAATAAGTAA